From Erwinia pyri, a single genomic window includes:
- a CDS encoding hemagglutinin repeat-containing protein has protein sequence MENRLHPLRTSQRLLSYLVCALIAWQPLLPALSATMTPVTAGTRLDKAANGVPVINIATPNGAGISHNQFKEYNVGKEGVILNNATGQLTKTQLGGLIQNNTNLKAGQEARGIINEVTGGSRSQLQGYTEVAGKGANVIVANPYGITCNGCGFINTPIVTLTTGKPQLDAKGNLQALEVTRGTITVEGQGIDASQSDALSIISRATEVNAAIHARDLKVIAGANRVAADGTSQPIAGEGAAPRVAVDTGALGGMYANRIRLVSSEKGVGVNLGDLNARQGDISLDASGKITLNKSLSSGALEVTGQSIVLNGDNKSTGPVALKAEQDITLAAGTVVSDQAISLTGNGKLAVSSSKLTAGKTIQLNGGDLSVDKASTANAAGDIQLTAQKQIDNAGQLTAGKGLTLKAQQAQNSGALVAKAAQRINADALTNNGQLVGDSLSVTTHTLNNSGEMLGGALAEINTDRFQQSGTLNSQGSTKITAADLLDNRAGGAITAKESLAVTSSRLVNQGTLSGPTLTINSAQIENNGLIQGSDLLGISSSQLTNQALGTITSAHDFALNLPDLQNSGLITSDAALAFSGNRLVNAGEISAASLTASNNSLINQQDGLLLSDAGMQLNLQQLSNDGQVVASALEINAAGLDNNGLLQGSGAVRVSGENLNNAGTLLSGGQLALQASALNNQGLLQGRQLTLKSGSWQNSGNALSEDEADLQAGSLNNSGKILGQQGIQLQTDATDNQGWLIAQALTLQGDLINSGLIQGNDSLTLGGNSLRNQAAGQLLSAGALTLNGTTLDNLGAVEADRIALTAQNWQNGGNTRASSQLKVQVADSFSNSGSLLSGQELTLQASDILNQGTLAADRLSLSAPLLINGGLLQGNSELTLNTTSLANQVAGKLLGGGPLNLMLERLDNDGLLQINDALNITGNQFTNNGRVQADSLVTHLSDTLTNGSGAQLLAQQQADINARNLNNSGTVAANQLKVSGEELINSGLLQGDESLVAHFQQLGNQAGGRLLSGGELTVTGGSASNDGSWQGDRLGFDLTTLGNRGAITGTRSLHGSASSELNNIGTLLSQGAADFSAPLLLNSGKIIASGLTLQGGTLNNSGLWQGSDSLTAQADSLTLGLASKTLSAGALSLTAGQLTTSGTLQGERAEITADSWQQQGSVLGSGGLTASVSGELRNTGELLSQGEVQIGAQTLTNSGSLLSNQAVMLTGSRLTNSGAVQGKTLTLSQANVINQGSLIGLQALTLAALPQTAGSVLRMALAAPVRELVNSSGGSMLTQGTLTVKGGTITNNGSWQGEQILLEAEQLINNGSIQSADALQLTLSDKLTSNSGSKITANGTAALQALALTNQGQWMAKSLTLTGSTLNNNGDISGVDSLTVKLNGGFTQQQNKTLLSAGKLALEAASVTNSGNIQGQELTLTSGAVNNSGRLQGDNNLLMTLSGRLTNNASGTLLSQKGLTLTTPELYNYGLIQSGATSTIKATGLATNSGKLLSGGELTFNTPQLTNSGWLQATRLILNAANAANSGTLLADQQATLSGTTLTNQGTAQAANLTVNYQQLTNSGTLLGTQQLNVTASQINQQAAGKLFSGGTLVVNSNGFDQLGQVVALGDATLKIINAFTAKGVLAAGNRLSVSSNGALENQGTMQGQALTVSAGGMLTNNGQLTSGSGDSSLSGSGIVMNGNGSLQGGGNLTLTSRSDVTLNGFTGTRGSLTISTPGSLVNAALLYAANNLFLYANSIQNKRGDILAGNNLTLQRDAAGNANGEVVNTSGTIETQNGDINIKTGHLLNTRDGLHVTESTTSAPTRAGVGDTTMKITIWDLAVGDYGYYTSVTKTPEREIGGANGCDCTVGGNIVRKDLYAPTEEAATQRFALSSSTVEVVSNGGAGRISSGRNMVVQAGSLENQASNVLAKGNITLSGNQLNNQSWQAGTQSDYLVYQYKGALATGTIGEERTRNATKGSEFTYYLTGHENVFTPGELYRAVIQAGGNISASFSGDISNSNTTANAGWSGNTLAAPTVNGLKSVSQSGALQRQQLSASGYAAVNTPQWHDRLQDALRQVNSATGLEAAPSLQTALTDRSLTGKESADLGKNSSLADIRSGTQGASGLQTPQASSVDLSAYPLPSGANGYFVATTDSKSPYLIAVNPKLNGLGELDPNLFGDLNALLGIHPAAAPQETRTLYTDENAFLGSSYLLDRLSLKPEYDYRFLGDAAFDTRYVSNAVLNGTGNRYINGLGSDLDQMRYLMDNAAATQKSLGLQFGVSLSADQVASLDKSIIWWEAATVNGETVMVPKVYLSAKDADLQQGSVIAGNNVTLNGGNVTNNGSTIAARNALKVDSQNSLSNLSAGLIQAGGDLQLSALNDINNVSSTISGKTVALESVNGDINNLTTSQQWQLDAHNSKGMNLSFSETLNGATAAITASDSLSLKAGNDINVTAATLSAGNNLLMDAWHDIAIAGNQQVEGGAQSGFKNGWQKKEATSSLTTTTQGSQISAGANLAMQAGHDLDVTASAVSAGGNATLGAGNDINLNSAATTQNSQHGKSESHASGLDRTTLTSGSDLVLAAGRDLNSDAAGLAAEKNIALQAGRDLNLLAAETSSGNSYKAGKKVEINDSVRQQGTELASGGNTTLAAGRDINSEAAQVKASKDIAVTAGQDINLTTATDSDYHYKEETKTKKSFLKKTTTHKVEEKSSTTEQGTLLSGKNVTLNAGNNLLVKGSAVAGDEDVSLKAGNNVDIVAATNTDASWSLSEKKKSGLMSSGGIGFTIGSTKTRQELKEKGSTQSQSGSMVGSTGGNLTVTAGGVAHVGGSDLVAGRDLSLTGDSVVIDPGHDKRTSDQLFEQKSSGLTIALSGAVGGAVNSAVTTAQTASKESDGRLASLQATKAALSGVQAMQASRMDAAKGNDPSNNNAIGISATYGSQSSKSTTHNEQDHTAGSTLNAGNNLTIAANGNKAGAQSGDITIAGSQLKAGQDVALNASRDINLLSAQDTDLTTGKNESKGGTLGIGVGVGSGGWGITVSASLNRSTGKEKGNGVSQNETTLDAGHQLTLTSGRDTTLAGAQVSGEKVVADVGRDLTLSSLQDSNNYDSRQTSVSAGGSFTFGSMTGSAYLSASRDKMKSNYDSVIEQTGIYAGKEGFDITTGGHTQLNGAVIASTAGADKNRLDTGTLGFSDISNRADYKVEHLGGSFSTGGAVGSQVLGNMASSLLSGLGASGHAEGVTRAAVSDGTLIVRDQAAQKQDVSTLSHDTAGANGSISPIFDKEKEQKRLQIAQLVGEVATQAMDVARTEGDIRATIAGKAQLAKENIHEPAAGAPEGEWADYNEKLQNSSDYRNTQAEWGTGSDIQRGIQAATAAVQGLLAGNVQGAAAGAAAPYLAGVIHDMTTTKGPDGKDVVNVEANLMAHAVVGAVTAYAAGNSALAGASGAAMGEFIAQQLYPGVEHGKLSEEQKQKISALSTLAAGLAGSLASGNMSGTVAAASAGKNAVENNALKVNENQDRAREMTQCQGDACSAVIEKYKKINAEQHESVVNCSGAQDCVDKANEVGQLQADYARRTSELLEKARTDGGLSPVEQNELSILQVTTIQLEADRNAAIHNALMSGDSSEAKQLAINSLAQVAGTSAAGIATGIGKGSKAGVNETSATGQSSTIVPGGGLAAHEKAGGHLIDRHVGKTEAELFDRVSTGNTKTASTFTDRATAETVASKAVDSNQAKIQNYLSGSQKGYLELDYQSSSAIGISVTRGSTSAVPAKNARIIIGRDPSMPGGYKIITGYPTP, from the coding sequence ATGGAAAATCGACTTCATCCACTGCGCACTTCCCAACGTCTGCTGAGCTACCTGGTCTGTGCGCTGATTGCCTGGCAACCGCTGTTGCCGGCCCTCTCAGCCACCATGACCCCCGTTACCGCAGGGACCAGGCTGGATAAAGCAGCGAACGGTGTACCGGTAATTAATATCGCCACGCCAAACGGAGCAGGCATTTCCCATAATCAGTTCAAAGAGTACAACGTCGGGAAAGAAGGGGTAATTTTAAATAATGCCACCGGCCAGCTGACGAAAACGCAGCTCGGAGGATTGATTCAGAACAACACCAATCTGAAGGCGGGGCAGGAGGCCAGAGGGATCATCAACGAAGTGACCGGCGGCAGTCGTTCACAGCTTCAGGGATATACCGAAGTGGCGGGGAAAGGCGCCAACGTTATCGTTGCTAACCCTTATGGCATCACCTGTAACGGCTGCGGTTTTATCAACACGCCCATCGTGACGTTAACCACCGGTAAGCCGCAGCTCGACGCTAAAGGTAATCTGCAGGCGCTGGAAGTGACCCGGGGAACGATCACCGTTGAAGGGCAGGGGATTGATGCCAGCCAGTCGGATGCGTTGTCCATTATCTCCCGCGCCACCGAGGTCAATGCCGCTATCCATGCCCGCGATTTAAAGGTGATTGCCGGGGCTAACCGTGTCGCGGCGGACGGAACTTCTCAACCTATTGCGGGGGAAGGCGCGGCGCCACGTGTTGCGGTGGATACTGGCGCGCTGGGAGGAATGTATGCCAACCGTATCCGGTTAGTCTCCAGCGAAAAGGGCGTTGGGGTTAACCTTGGCGATCTGAATGCGCGTCAGGGGGATATTTCTCTTGATGCCAGCGGGAAGATTACGCTGAACAAAAGCCTCAGCAGCGGTGCACTGGAGGTCACAGGGCAGAGCATCGTCCTGAACGGCGATAATAAATCTACAGGCCCGGTAGCGCTGAAAGCAGAGCAGGATATCACCCTGGCTGCAGGCACAGTGGTGAGTGATCAGGCAATCAGCCTGACGGGTAACGGTAAATTGGCTGTCAGCAGCAGTAAGCTGACGGCGGGGAAAACTATCCAGCTCAACGGCGGCGATCTCTCGGTTGATAAAGCCAGTACGGCTAACGCCGCGGGTGATATCCAGCTGACAGCGCAAAAGCAAATTGATAATGCTGGTCAGCTTACGGCTGGCAAAGGCCTGACATTAAAGGCGCAGCAGGCGCAGAACAGCGGTGCGCTGGTAGCCAAAGCGGCTCAGCGTATTAATGCGGATGCCCTGACCAATAACGGTCAACTGGTGGGCGACAGCCTGAGTGTCACCACCCACACGCTGAACAACAGTGGGGAAATGCTGGGGGGCGCGCTCGCTGAGATCAACACCGATCGTTTCCAACAAAGCGGCACGCTGAACAGCCAGGGCAGTACGAAAATCACGGCAGCTGATTTGCTGGATAACAGGGCGGGCGGGGCAATCACCGCTAAAGAGTCGCTGGCAGTAACCAGCAGCAGGCTGGTTAACCAGGGGACGCTCTCAGGACCAACGTTGACGATCAACAGCGCTCAGATTGAGAACAATGGGCTGATTCAGGGAAGCGATCTGTTAGGGATCAGCAGCAGTCAGCTGACAAACCAGGCGCTGGGCACCATCACCTCTGCACATGACTTTGCCCTTAATCTGCCCGATCTGCAGAACAGCGGCTTAATAACCAGTGACGCTGCGCTCGCATTCAGCGGAAACCGTCTGGTTAACGCGGGTGAAATCAGTGCCGCCAGCCTCACTGCCAGCAATAACAGCCTGATTAACCAACAGGATGGCCTGCTGCTCTCTGATGCGGGCATGCAGCTGAACCTGCAGCAGCTCAGCAATGATGGACAAGTGGTGGCCAGCGCGCTGGAGATTAATGCCGCCGGACTCGACAATAACGGCCTGCTGCAGGGCAGCGGGGCAGTGCGCGTCAGCGGCGAGAACCTGAATAATGCCGGGACTTTGCTTAGTGGCGGGCAACTGGCGCTGCAGGCGAGCGCGCTTAATAATCAGGGATTATTGCAGGGGCGGCAGCTGACGCTGAAGTCCGGGAGCTGGCAAAACAGCGGCAACGCGCTGAGTGAAGATGAGGCGGATTTACAGGCAGGCAGCCTGAATAACTCGGGTAAGATCCTTGGACAGCAGGGCATTCAGCTACAGACCGACGCCACTGATAACCAGGGCTGGCTGATTGCGCAGGCGCTGACGCTTCAGGGCGATCTGATCAACAGTGGCCTGATCCAGGGTAATGACTCGTTGACGCTTGGCGGTAACAGTTTGCGTAATCAGGCCGCAGGCCAGTTACTCAGTGCTGGTGCGCTGACCCTTAACGGCACAACGCTGGATAATCTGGGCGCGGTAGAGGCCGATCGGATAGCGTTGACGGCGCAGAACTGGCAGAACGGTGGCAACACACGGGCTTCGTCACAGCTCAAAGTGCAGGTTGCCGATAGCTTCAGTAACAGCGGCAGCCTGCTGAGCGGGCAGGAGCTTACTCTGCAGGCCAGCGATATCCTTAATCAGGGCACGCTTGCGGCCGATCGCCTGAGCCTGAGCGCACCGCTGTTAATCAACGGCGGGCTTTTACAGGGCAACAGCGAACTGACGCTGAACACCACTTCTCTCGCTAACCAGGTTGCCGGAAAACTGCTTGGCGGCGGCCCGTTAAACCTGATGCTGGAGCGGCTGGATAACGACGGGCTGCTGCAGATTAACGATGCGCTGAATATTACCGGCAACCAGTTCACTAACAACGGACGCGTGCAGGCTGACAGCCTCGTTACCCATCTCAGTGACACGCTGACTAATGGCTCTGGCGCACAACTGCTGGCGCAGCAGCAGGCGGATATCAACGCCCGTAACCTGAATAACAGCGGTACCGTTGCGGCAAACCAGCTTAAGGTGAGTGGCGAAGAGTTAATAAACAGCGGCCTGCTTCAGGGTGATGAGTCACTGGTTGCCCACTTCCAGCAGCTCGGCAACCAGGCGGGCGGACGACTCCTTAGCGGGGGTGAACTGACAGTAACAGGCGGCAGCGCCAGCAATGACGGCAGCTGGCAGGGCGACCGGCTTGGCTTTGACCTGACCACGCTGGGTAACCGGGGCGCAATTACCGGAACCCGTTCCCTGCATGGCAGCGCCAGCAGTGAACTGAACAACATCGGTACTTTGCTGAGTCAGGGAGCCGCTGACTTCTCTGCGCCACTCTTGCTGAACAGCGGCAAAATTATCGCCAGCGGCCTGACGTTGCAGGGCGGTACGCTGAATAACAGCGGCCTATGGCAGGGCAGTGACTCGCTGACTGCCCAGGCGGATAGTCTTACTCTTGGCCTGGCAAGTAAAACTCTCTCAGCCGGTGCATTATCGCTTACTGCCGGACAGCTCACCACTTCCGGCACGCTACAGGGAGAGAGAGCGGAAATCACGGCAGATAGCTGGCAGCAGCAGGGATCTGTTCTGGGCAGCGGTGGGCTTACCGCCAGCGTAAGCGGAGAGCTGCGTAATACCGGCGAGCTGTTAAGTCAGGGTGAGGTGCAGATCGGCGCTCAGACCCTGACCAACAGCGGCTCTCTGCTCAGCAATCAGGCTGTGATGCTGACGGGATCCAGGTTAACGAACAGCGGCGCCGTACAGGGAAAAACGCTGACGCTGAGCCAGGCAAATGTGATCAATCAGGGCAGCCTGATTGGATTACAGGCGCTGACGCTGGCCGCACTGCCGCAGACGGCAGGCAGCGTGCTCAGAATGGCGCTGGCTGCACCAGTGCGTGAGCTGGTGAACAGCAGCGGAGGATCGATGCTGACCCAGGGCACGCTGACGGTTAAGGGTGGCACTATAACCAATAACGGCAGCTGGCAGGGAGAGCAGATCCTGCTGGAGGCAGAGCAGCTGATCAACAACGGCTCTATTCAGAGTGCCGATGCTCTGCAACTGACTCTCTCAGATAAACTCACTTCGAACTCGGGCAGTAAAATCACCGCTAACGGTACGGCAGCCCTGCAGGCTCTGGCGCTGACCAATCAGGGGCAGTGGATGGCTAAATCGCTGACGCTGACGGGTTCCACACTCAATAATAACGGTGACATCAGCGGCGTTGACTCACTGACGGTAAAGTTGAACGGTGGCTTTACGCAGCAGCAGAACAAAACGTTGCTCTCGGCAGGAAAGCTGGCGCTTGAGGCCGCCTCGGTCACTAACTCCGGCAACATTCAGGGCCAGGAGCTGACCCTGACCAGCGGTGCGGTGAATAACAGCGGCCGTCTGCAGGGCGATAATAACCTGCTGATGACGCTCAGCGGGCGCCTGACCAATAATGCCTCCGGCACGCTGCTCAGCCAGAAGGGGCTGACGTTAACTACGCCGGAACTCTATAACTACGGGCTGATCCAGAGCGGCGCTACCAGCACCATCAAAGCCACCGGCCTTGCCACCAATAGCGGCAAGTTGCTTTCTGGCGGCGAACTGACGTTCAACACGCCACAGCTGACAAATAGCGGCTGGCTACAGGCTACGCGGCTTATTTTAAATGCGGCAAACGCGGCAAACAGCGGGACGCTGCTGGCGGATCAGCAGGCGACGCTGAGCGGCACCACGCTGACCAATCAGGGAACCGCTCAGGCAGCCAATCTTACTGTCAATTATCAGCAGCTCACCAACAGCGGCACCCTGCTGGGAACGCAGCAGCTAAACGTGACAGCGTCACAAATTAACCAGCAGGCGGCAGGTAAACTCTTTAGCGGCGGTACGCTGGTAGTTAACAGTAATGGATTCGATCAGCTCGGTCAGGTAGTGGCGCTGGGCGATGCGACGCTGAAAATCATTAACGCCTTCACCGCAAAAGGTGTGCTTGCTGCCGGCAATCGTCTCAGCGTCAGCAGCAACGGCGCGCTGGAAAACCAGGGCACCATGCAGGGGCAGGCGCTGACAGTCAGCGCTGGCGGCATGCTGACTAACAACGGTCAGCTGACCAGCGGCAGCGGTGACAGCAGCCTGAGCGGCAGCGGCATCGTCATGAACGGTAATGGCAGCCTGCAGGGCGGCGGCAACCTCACGCTGACCAGCCGCAGCGACGTCACGCTTAATGGTTTTACGGGCACGCGTGGCAGCCTGACGATCAGCACCCCAGGCAGCCTGGTAAACGCGGCGCTGCTCTATGCGGCTAATAATCTCTTCCTCTATGCCAACAGCATTCAGAACAAGCGGGGCGATATTCTCGCTGGCAACAACCTGACGCTTCAGCGGGACGCAGCGGGCAACGCCAATGGCGAAGTGGTTAACACCTCAGGCACCATTGAAACGCAGAATGGTGATATCAACATCAAGACCGGGCATCTGTTGAATACCCGCGACGGCTTACACGTTACGGAGAGCACTACTTCCGCGCCGACCCGCGCTGGCGTGGGCGATACCACGATGAAAATCACCATCTGGGATCTGGCCGTGGGGGATTACGGGTATTACACATCAGTCACCAAAACCCCGGAACGTGAAATCGGCGGCGCTAACGGATGTGATTGTACCGTTGGGGGAAATATAGTCAGGAAAGATCTTTACGCCCCTACAGAAGAAGCCGCTACTCAGAGATTTGCGCTTTCAAGTTCCACAGTAGAAGTGGTCAGTAACGGCGGGGCGGGTCGTATCTCATCCGGCCGGAATATGGTTGTCCAGGCGGGGAGTCTGGAGAACCAGGCCAGTAACGTTCTGGCAAAAGGCAATATTACCCTTTCCGGTAACCAGTTAAACAACCAGTCCTGGCAGGCTGGCACCCAGAGCGATTATCTCGTCTATCAATATAAGGGGGCCTTAGCCACCGGCACCATTGGTGAAGAGAGAACGCGTAACGCAACCAAGGGCAGCGAATTTACCTACTATCTTACCGGGCATGAAAATGTATTTACTCCTGGAGAGCTCTACCGCGCCGTAATTCAGGCGGGCGGCAATATAAGCGCCAGCTTCAGTGGCGATATCAGCAACAGCAACACTACGGCCAATGCGGGATGGAGCGGCAACACCCTCGCTGCGCCAACGGTCAACGGCCTTAAATCAGTAAGCCAGTCGGGCGCGCTTCAGCGCCAGCAGTTATCTGCTTCAGGCTACGCTGCCGTCAACACACCGCAGTGGCACGATCGGTTGCAGGATGCTTTGCGCCAGGTAAACAGCGCCACCGGCCTGGAAGCGGCACCTTCATTACAAACAGCCCTGACCGATCGTTCACTCACTGGAAAAGAGAGTGCGGATCTGGGGAAAAATAGCTCCCTCGCTGATATTCGTTCCGGCACTCAGGGTGCGTCTGGGTTACAGACTCCTCAGGCCAGCAGCGTTGATCTCAGCGCCTACCCGCTGCCTTCCGGGGCCAATGGCTACTTTGTCGCGACCACAGACAGTAAAAGTCCCTATCTGATCGCCGTAAACCCTAAGCTTAACGGCCTGGGGGAGCTGGACCCCAACCTGTTCGGCGATCTCAATGCGCTGCTGGGCATCCATCCTGCTGCCGCCCCGCAGGAAACCCGCACGCTCTATACCGATGAAAATGCCTTCCTCGGCTCATCCTATCTGCTCGATCGCCTCAGCCTGAAGCCGGAGTATGACTACCGTTTTCTGGGGGATGCCGCCTTCGATACGCGCTATGTCAGCAACGCCGTCCTTAACGGAACGGGCAATCGCTACATCAACGGTCTTGGGTCAGATCTGGATCAGATGCGTTACCTGATGGATAACGCCGCAGCCACGCAAAAATCGCTGGGGCTGCAGTTTGGCGTGTCGCTCAGCGCCGATCAGGTTGCCTCACTGGATAAGAGCATTATCTGGTGGGAGGCCGCCACGGTTAACGGCGAGACGGTGATGGTGCCGAAGGTCTATCTCTCGGCTAAAGATGCCGATCTGCAACAGGGCAGCGTAATTGCCGGCAATAACGTTACGCTTAATGGCGGCAACGTCACCAATAATGGCAGCACCATCGCTGCCCGGAATGCGCTGAAGGTAGACAGCCAGAACTCACTCAGTAACCTCAGTGCGGGCCTTATCCAGGCGGGCGGTGACCTGCAGCTGAGCGCGCTGAACGACATCAATAACGTCAGCTCAACCATCAGCGGTAAAACCGTGGCGCTGGAAAGCGTTAACGGAGATATCAATAACCTGACGACTTCCCAACAGTGGCAGCTTGATGCCCACAATAGCAAGGGCATGAATCTCTCATTCAGCGAAACGTTGAATGGCGCCACCGCGGCCATCACTGCTTCAGATTCGCTGAGCCTGAAAGCAGGCAACGATATCAACGTTACCGCCGCCACGCTGAGCGCCGGAAATAACCTGCTGATGGATGCCTGGCATGATATTGCCATTGCTGGCAACCAGCAGGTGGAGGGGGGCGCCCAGTCGGGCTTCAAAAATGGCTGGCAAAAGAAAGAGGCAACCTCCTCGCTCACAACCACTACGCAAGGCAGCCAGATTTCCGCAGGGGCGAACCTCGCTATGCAGGCGGGTCATGACCTGGACGTTACGGCCAGTGCCGTCAGCGCCGGGGGTAACGCCACGCTGGGTGCGGGCAATGATATCAACCTGAACAGTGCAGCCACAACGCAGAACAGCCAGCACGGCAAAAGTGAATCGCATGCCAGCGGGCTGGATCGCACCACGTTAACCAGCGGCAGCGATCTGGTGCTTGCCGCCGGTCGCGATCTCAACAGCGATGCGGCCGGCCTGGCGGCGGAGAAGAATATTGCCCTGCAGGCAGGACGCGATCTTAATCTGCTGGCGGCAGAAACCAGCTCCGGCAACAGTTATAAAGCCGGTAAAAAAGTGGAGATCAACGATTCTGTACGTCAGCAGGGTACGGAGTTAGCCAGCGGCGGTAATACAACACTCGCCGCCGGTCGGGACATTAACAGCGAGGCCGCACAGGTTAAGGCCAGCAAGGATATCGCCGTCACGGCCGGGCAGGACATCAACCTGACAACCGCAACCGACAGCGATTACCACTACAAAGAGGAGACCAAAACCAAAAAGAGTTTCCTGAAAAAAACCACCACGCACAAAGTTGAAGAGAAGAGCAGTACAACTGAACAGGGAACGTTACTGAGCGGGAAAAACGTCACCCTGAATGCCGGTAATAACCTGCTGGTGAAAGGCTCTGCCGTGGCGGGTGATGAAGATGTCTCGCTTAAAGCAGGCAACAATGTGGATATCGTTGCGGCGACTAATACGGACGCCAGCTGGAGTTTAAGCGAGAAGAAGAAAAGCGGCCTGATGAGCAGTGGCGGCATCGGCTTCACTATCGGCAGCACCAAAACCCGTCAGGAGCTGAAAGAGAAAGGATCCACGCAGAGTCAAAGCGGCAGCATGGTTGGCAGCACCGGCGGCAATCTCACGGTAACGGCTGGTGGAGTGGCCCACGTTGGCGGCTCCGATTTGGTGGCAGGGCGGGATCTTTCTCTGACCGGCGACAGCGTGGTGATCGACCCGGGCCATGACAAACGCACCAGCGACCAGCTGTTTGAGCAGAAATCAAGCGGGCTGACCATTGCCCTCTCCGGCGCGGTGGGCGGTGCGGTCAACAGTGCGGTAACCACGGCGCAGACCGCCAGTAAGGAGAGCGATGGCCGTCTGGCGTCACTGCAGGCGACCAAAGCGGCACTGTCGGGCGTGCAGGCGATGCAGGCTTCCCGGATGGATGCTGCTAAAGGTAACGATCCTTCCAACAATAATGCCATCGGGATTTCTGCGACCTACGGGTCACAGTCTTCAAAATCCACTACCCACAATGAGCAGGATCACACCGCCGGAAGCACGCTGAATGCAGGAAATAATCTGACGATTGCGGCGAACGGCAACAAAGCCGGTGCGCAGAGCGGCGACATCACCATTGCAGGCAGCCAGCTCAAAGCCGGGCAGGACGTTGCGTTAAACGCCTCACGCGATATCAACCTGCTCTCTGCTCAGGATACCGACCTCACTACCGGCAAAAATGAGAGTAAGGGCGGTACGCTGGGAATCGGTGTGGGCGTGGGATCGGGCGGCTGGGGTATAACGGTTTCCGCCAGCCTTAACCGCAGCACCGGGAAAGAGAAGGGCAACGGGGTCAGCCAGAACGAAACCACGCTGGATGCGGGGCATCAGCTGACGCTGACCAGCGGCCGCGACACCACGCTGGCTGGCGCACAGGTCAGCGGTGAGAAAGTGGTGGCGGATGTCGGGCGCGATCTCACGCTGAGCAGCCTGCAGGACAGCAATAATTACGATTCCAGGCAGACCAGCGTCAGTGCGGGCGGCAGCTTTACCTTTGGTTCGATGACCGGTTCGGCTTATCTCAGCGCCAGCCGCGACAAAATGAAGAGCAATTACGATTCGGTAATCGAGCAGACGGGCATTTATGCCGGTAAAGAGGGCTTTGATATCACCACGGGCGGACATACGCAGCTTAACGGCGCGGTGATTGCCTCCACGGCTGGGGCGGATAAGAACCGTCTCGACACCGGTACGCTGGGGTTCAGTGATATCAGTAACCGGGCGGACTACAAGGTTGAACATCTGGGCGGCAGCTTCAGCACAGGTGGCGCGGTTGGCAGCCAGGTACTGGGCAACATGGCCTCTTCGCTGCTCAGCGGACTGGGTGCGAGCGGCCATGCTGAAGGAGTGACGCGCGCGGCGGTATCTGACGGCACGCTGATCGTTCGTGACCAGGCGGCGCAGAAGCAGGATGTCAGCACGCTGAGCCATGACACGGCCGGAGCCAACGGCAGCATCAGCCCGATATTCGACAAGGAGAAAGAGCAGAAGCGGCTGCAGATCGCGCAGCTGGTGGGTGAGGTTGCCACCCAGGCGATGGACGTGGCGCGGACGGAAGGAGATATCCGCGCCACCATCGCGGGCAAGGCGCAGCTGGCGAAGGAAAATATCCATGAACCTGCTGCGGGCGCACCTGAGGGTGAGTGGGCTGATTACAACGAGAAGCTGCAGAACAGCAGCGATTACCGGAATACGCAGGCTGAGTGGGGAACCGGCAGCGACATTCAGAGAGGGATCCAGGCGGCAACGGCGGCGGTACAGGGTCTGCTGGCGGGTAATGTGCAGGGCGCCGCAGCGGGCGCAGCCGCGCCTTATCTGGCGGGAGTTATCCACGACATGACCACCACGAAAGGCCCGGACGGCAAAGACGTGGTGAACGTGGAAGCCAACCTGATGGCGCACGCGGTGGTTGGCGCTGTCACGGCTTACGCGGCGGGCAACAGCGCGCTGGCGGGCGCGTCGGGCGCGGCGATGGGCGAGTTTATTGCGCAGCAGCTTTATCCCGGCGTTGAGCATGGTAAACTCAGCGAGGAGCAGAAGCAGAAAATCAGCGCGCTGAGCACGCTGGCTGCAGGACTTGCAGGCAGCCTTGCCTCCGGCAACATGAGCGGCACGGTTGCCGCTGCTTCAGCCGGGAAGAATGCGGTTGAGAATAATGCGCTAAAGGTTAATGAAAACCAGGACCGGGCCAGAGAAATGACCCAGTGCCAGGGAGATGCCTGCAGCGCTGTTATTGAAAAATATAAGAAAATAAATGCTGAACAGCATGAAAGCGTTGTGAACTGCTCTGGTGCTCAGGATTGTGTTGATAAAGCAAATGAAGTTGGCCAGTTGCAGGCTGATTATGCCAGGCGTACCAGTGAGTTGCTGGAAAAGGCGCGTACTGATGGAGGTCTGAGCCCGGTAGAACAGAATGAACTTTCGATCCTTCAGGTGACGACGATTCAGCTTGAGGCAGACAGAAACGCCGCAATTCATAACGCGCTGATGTCTGGTGATTCATCTGAGGCGAAGCAGCTTGCGATAAACTCGCTGGCCCAAGTAGCTGGAACCAGTGCTGCTGGGATAGCAACAGGTATTGGAAAGGGTAGTAAAGCAGGAGTGAATGAAACATCGGCAACCGGACAAAGTAGTACTATTGTTCCTGGTGGCGGGTTGGCAGCTCATGAAAAAGCAGGCGGTCATTTGATTGATCGACATGTAGGAAAAACTGAAGCGGAGTTATTTGATAGAGTGTCAACAGGTAATACAAAAACAGCATCGACATTTACTGATAGAGCTACAGCAGAAACTGTGGCAAGCAAAGCCGTTGATAGCAATCAAGCGAAAATCCAGAATTATTTATCTGGTAGCCAAAAGGGTTACTTAGAACTTGATTATCAATCTTCCTCTGCTATCGGTATTAGTGTTACTCGCGGCTCAACAAGTGCTGTACCCGCTAAAAATGCCAGAATTATCATTGGAAGAGATCCTTCAATGCCTGGTGGATATAAAATTATCACTGGATATCCAACGCCATGA